The proteins below are encoded in one region of Helianthus annuus cultivar XRQ/B chromosome 2, HanXRQr2.0-SUNRISE, whole genome shotgun sequence:
- the LOC110933855 gene encoding uncharacterized protein LOC110933855: protein MKSIFKVYKVWEVIDPGMTVDENKDSIATTLLFQALPEELTLQIDNSDSAKEMWETIKSRNQGGDRVKEARLQTLMSKFEALKMKEPSTVPDFAGKISGMASRSASLGTVIEEEKLVKRFLHGLPKTYEERVKLEENDQPTKGDQLLLTYEEWEAKKKKEKGYGRGKTGVETSQGGRGRGRGKSGKFMTNKNGRNYTNGQKQPKFMTNKNGRKFSD, encoded by the exons ATGAAGTCTATCTTCAAGGTTTATAAGGTTTGGGAGGTTATTGATCCAGGAATGACAGTTGATGAGAACAAGGACTCAATTGCAACTACCTTACTATTCCAAGCGTTACCCGAAGAGCTAACTTTGCAAATCGATAACAGTGATTCAGCAAAAGAGATGTGGGAAACCATTAAGTCCCGCAATCAAGGAGGTGATCGAGTAAAAGAAGCAAGACTTCAAACCTTGATGTCTAAGTTTGAAGCCTTAAAGATGAAGGAACCTAGCACTGTTCCTGACTTCGCAGGAAAGATTTCAGGGATGGCTTCTAGATCTGCTTCTCTTGGAACggtgattgaagaagagaaactGGTTAAAAGGTTTCTACATGGCTTACCGAAAA CCTACGAGGAACGGGTCAAACTTGAAGAAAATGATCAACCAACTAAAGGTGATCAATTACTTCTTACTTATGAAGAGTGGgaggcaaagaagaaaaaggaaaagGGTTATGGGAGGGGTAAAACGGGAGTCGAAACTAGTCAAGGTGGTCGAGGTCGGGGGCGTGGTAAATCTGGGAAATTTATGACCAACAAAAATGGTCGAAACTACACAAATGGGCAAAAGCAACCGAAATTTATGACCAACAAAAATGGTCGGAAATTTAGCGACTGA